In Prunus dulcis chromosome 1, ALMONDv2, whole genome shotgun sequence, the following are encoded in one genomic region:
- the LOC117614526 gene encoding very-long-chain 3-oxoacyl-CoA reductase-like protein At1g24470 — MVPSSSCIHHLTNQPIWLLLLSSLGFFIFLKQATSLANWVFIILLRPPKNLKKYGSWAMVTGATDGIGKAFAYQLAQKGLNLILVSRNSTRLKSVSKEIQANYPTTQIKTIAFDFSVGSLGGMSELLEEEIRGLDVGVLINNVGVTYPSARFLHEVDEQVWTKVVKVNVEGTTRVTMAVLRGMVERKRGAVVNIGSGAGIVVPSHPLFTVYAATKAYVDQLSRSLHVEYKRYGIDVQSQVPLYVATKLVSKVASIERSSLFIPTPHAYAKAAIRRIGYEARCTPFWAHSLQWCLGSLVPESLLDAWRLSIGLKRRAKLHHA; from the exons atggtaCCTTCTTCTTCATGCATTCATCACCTAACAAACCAACCCATCTGGCTTCTCCTTCTCTCATCTCTAggtttcttcatctttctcAAACAGGCCACCTCTCTGGCCAACTGGGTTTTCATCATCCTCCTCAGACCCCCTAAAAACCTCAAAAAATACGGCTCATGGGCTATGGTCACCGGCGCCACCGATGGCATAGGAAAAGCCTTCGCCTACCAACTCGCCCAAAAAGGCCTCAACTTAATCCTAGTCAGCCGCAACTCCACCAGGCTCAAATCAGTCTCGAAAGAAATCCAAGCAAATTATCCCACCACCCAAATAAAAACCATCGCCTTCGACTTCTCCGTCGGTAGCTTGGGTGGGATGAGTGAGCTGCTAGAGGAGGAGATCAGAGGGCTGGACGTCGGCGTTTTGATAAACAACGTTGGGGTGACGTACCCAAGTGCTAGATTTTTGCATGAGGTGGATGAGCAAGTGTGGACGAAGGTGGTAAAGGTGAATGTGGAGGGCACAACCAGAGTGACCATGGCGGTTTTACGAGGAATGGTTGAGAGGAAGAGAGGTGCCGTTGTCAATATTGGGTCCGGCGCAGGCATTGTCGTGCCCTCACATCCTCTCTTCACCGTATACGCCGCTACCAAAGC TTATGTGGACCAATTGTCAAGATCCCTCCACGTGGAATATAAGCGTTATGGCATTGATGTGCAGAGTCAGGTGCCTTTATACGTAGCAACAAAGCTGGTGTCAAAGGTGGCATCCATCGAGAGGTCATCTCTATTCATACCCACGCCACATGCGTATGCCAAAGCAGCGATTCGGCGCATTGGGTATGAGGCCCGCTGCACACCGTTTTGGGCTCACTCTCTTCAGTGGTGCTTGGGGAGCTTGGTCCCCGAGTCTCTTCTTGACGCTTGGCGCCTCTCTATTGGCTTGAAAAGAAGGGCCAAGCTACACCATGCAtaa
- the LOC117616730 gene encoding regulator of G-protein signaling 1 isoform X2, which produces MQMSVNFLKFEKRHWWQSCYAWAVWIEAPLGFGLLLSCRISQAFQLYYIFVKRCLPPIRSYIFLPLILLPWIAGAALMHIKKPLNYRCHMGTQWIIPVVSLHAIYVAILVGFTGAVRHIEFRFDELRDLWQGILVSASSIGVWVAAYILNEIHDDISWLQVVSRFALLVTASILVLSFFSISSSQPLLSQISLRKREPLAFETMGQALGIPNSGLLLPREPAPVIDPNEPLDKLLMNKRFRQSFMSFADSCLAGESVHFYEEVHELGKIPVDDPVRRIYMARHIIDKYITAGATMEVNISHRSRQAILTTSNLAQPNLFNDALNELIQLMKMNLANDYWSSTYFMKFKDEASLRSHELQQMTSWNSPTPRLSSVRGVDDPFHQEQEP; this is translated from the exons ATGCAGATGTCTGTCAATTTTCTGAAATTCGAAAAGAGACATTGGTGGCAGTCTTGCTATGCGTGGGCAG TCTGGATTGAAGCTCCACTTGGCTTTGGTTTATTACTGAGCTGTCGCATATCACAGGCCTTCCAGCTGTATTACATTTTTGTCAA GAGGTGTCTACCACCAATCAGATCTTATATTTTCCTTCCACTAATTCTCTTGCCATGGATTGCGGGGGCTGCAC TTATGCATATCAAGAAGCCTCTAAATTATCGATGCCACATGGGGACTCAGTGGATCATCCCAGTTGTGTCCCTTCACGCAATCTATGTTGCCATTTTGGTTGGGTTCACAGGGGCTGTTCGGCATATAGAGTTCAGGTTTGATGAACTTAGAGACCTCTGGCAGGGAATACTTGTCTCAGCCTCTTCTATTG GAGTATGGGTTGCTGCTTAcattttgaatgaaattcatGATGATATCTCATGGCTTCAAGTTGTCTCTAGATTTGCGCTCTTAGTTACG GCAAGCATTCTTGTATTATCTTTCTTTTCGATATCAAGTTCACAACCTCTTCTATCGCAAATCAGCTTGAGGAAAAGGGAACCCCTAGCATTTGAGACAATGGGTCAGGCTCTGGGTATACCTAACAGTGGACTACTATTACCAAGGGAACCAGCACCAGTGATAGACCCTAATGAGCCACTTGATAAACTGCTTATGAACAAAAGATTCCGTCAGTCCTTCATGTCCTTTGCAGACAG TTGTTTGGCAGGGGAGAGTGTGCATTTTTACGAGGAAGTGCATGAACTTGGTAAGATACCAGTGGATGACCCTGTAAGAAGGATTTACATGGCACGACATATCATCGACAAGTACATAACTGCAG GTGCAACAATGGAGGTGAACATTTCTCACCGAAGCAGGCAAGCGATTTTGACTACTTCCAATCTGGCACAGCCAAATCTGTTCAATGATGCATTGAATGAGCTGATACAGTTGATGAAAATG AACTTGGCAAACGATTACTGGTCATCCACTTACTTCATGAAGTTCAAAGACGAAGCCAGTTTGAGATCTCATGAGCTACAACAGATGACAAGTTGGAACTCTCCCACTCCCAGGTTGAGTTCTGTACGTGGTGTCGATGATCCATTTCACCAAGAACAAGAACCATGA
- the LOC117614616 gene encoding very-long-chain 3-oxoacyl-CoA reductase 1-like — MEFQELFTVVATTIGFISLCKTFINFLRWVWVMFLRPPKNLKEYGSWALITGAADGIGRALAFEMAAKGLNLVLLDRNVSKLEATANEIHERFGERVEIKKIVMDLAKLSGEEIAKAIEEEIKGLDVGVLVNNAGVAYSYGKFFHEVDDLELMDSIKVNMEAATWITWVVLSSMLKKKKGAIVNIGSGSGSSALPSFPLYTNYAASKAYLSMFSRSISLEYKQHGIDIQCQIPMFVSTRLSRTKAYPLFVPTPETYSKASIRWIGYEHQCSPYWGHSVQCLLTHPLPDVVLSAFIFWYSQRIRKRGQLKNLHKKNMAP; from the exons ATGGAATTCCAAGAACTTTTCACAGTGGTAGCAACCACTATAGGCTTCATCTCTCTTTGCAAAACCTTCATCAATTTTCTCAGATGGGTTTGGGTCATGTTTCTGAGACCCCCAAAGAATCTCAAGGAGTATGGATCATGGGCTCTCATCACTGGCGCAGCTGATGGAATTGGCAGAGCCCTTGCCTTTGAAATGGCTGCAAAGGGTCTTAACCTAGTGCTGCTTGATCGAAACGTTTCAAAGCTCGAAGCTACCGCCAACGAAATACATGAAAGATTTGGTGAACGAGTTGAGATCAAGAAAATTGTCATGGACTTGGCCAAGCTCAGTGGGGAGGAGATAGCTAAAGCCATAGAGGAGGAAATAAAAGGGCTTGATGTTGGTGTTTTGGTTAACAATGCAGGAGTGGCTTACTCTTATGGAAAGTTTTTTCATGAGGTTGATGATTTGGAGCTGATGGATAGCATTAAGGTGAACATGGAGGCTGCCACCTGGATCACTTGGGTAGTGCTTTCAAGTAtgctcaagaagaagaagggagcTATTGTCAACATTGGATCTGGCTCTGGTTCCTCCGcccttccttcttttcctctCTACACTAATTATGCTGCTTCCAAAGC GTACCTTTCAATGTTCTCAAGAAGCATAAGTTTGGAATACAAGCAGCATGGAATTGACATTCAGTGCCAG ATTCCTATGTTCGTGTCGACAAGGTTGTCAAGGACCAAGGCGTATCCCTTGTTCGTCCCAACGCCAGAGACGTATAGCAAAGCAAGCATACGATGGATTGGTTATGAACATCAATGTTCGCCCTACTGGGGCCATTCTGTGCAGTGCCTCCTAACACATCCATTGCCCGACGTCGTATTGAGTGCATTCATTTTTTGGTACTCTCAGAGGATCCGAAAGAGAGGCCAATTGAAAAACTTGCACAAGAAAAATATGGCACCATGA
- the LOC117614617 gene encoding very-long-chain 3-oxoacyl-CoA reductase 1-like, with the protein MEFQEIFIVATSTVGFISLCKPIISFLRSVWVVFLRPPKNLKDYGSWALITGSTDGIGKALAFEMASKGLNLVLVGRNPSKLEATSTELHEKCGGQIQIKNIVIDLAKFSGEEIGNAIEEGIKGLDVGILINNAGVAYPYARFFHEVDLELMESTMKVNIEGATWVTKAVLPIMLKKKKGAIVNIGSASSEILPSYPLYTVYAASKAYISMFSKSISLEYKKHGIDVQCQIPMLVATKMTKLKPSSFFVASPEMYSKASMRWIGYEHLCTPYWGHSVQWLIIHVLPDVLLNAIILRYFIGMRRRGQLKESQNKSKQM; encoded by the exons ATGGAATTCCAAGAAATTTTCATAGTGGCAACAAGCACTGTAGGCTTCATCTCTCTTTGTAAACCCATCATCAGTTTTCTCAGATCGGTATGGGTCGTGTTTCTGAGACCCCCAAAGAATCTCAAGGACTATGGCTCATGGGCTCTCATCACTGGCTCCACTGATGGAATTGGAAAAGCCCTTGCCTTTGAAATGGCTTCAAAGGGTCTTAACCTTGTCTTGGTTGGTCGAAACCCTTCAAAGCTTGAAGCTACCTCCACTGAATTACATGAAAAATGTGGTGGGCAAATTCAGATTAAGAACATTGTCATTGACTTGGCCAAGTTCAGTGGGGAGGAGATAGGAAATGCCATAGAGGAAGGAATAAAAGGCCTTGATGTTGGCATTTTGATTAATAATGCAGGGGTGGCTTACCCTTATGCAAGGTTTTTTCATGAGGTTGATTTGGAGCTGATGGAGAGCACTATGAAGGTGAACATAGAGGGGGCCACTTGGGTGACTAAGGCAGTGCTTCCAATTATgcttaagaagaagaaaggagcAATTGTCAACATTGGCTCTGCTTCCTCTGAGATCCTCCCTTCTTACCCTCTTTACACTGTTTATGCTGCCTCCAAAGC GTACATTTCAATGTTCTCAAAATCCATTAGTTTGGAATACAAGAAGCATGGAATTGACGTTCAGTGTCAG ATTCCTATGTTGGTGGCAACAAAGATGACAAAGTTAAAGCCATCTTCATTCTTCGTTGCATCACCAGAGATGTACAGCAAAGCAAGCATGAGATGGATTGGCTATGAGCATCTCTGCACACCCTATTGGGGTCACTCTGTGCAGTGGCTCATAATACATGTTTTGCCTGATGTGTTATTGAATGCCATCATCCTTAGGTACTTCATTGGGATGAGAAGGAGAGGACAATTGAAGGAGTCACAGAACAAAAGTAAACAAATGTAG
- the LOC117615109 gene encoding protein NOI4-like, with protein sequence MPSYEKAMPLGRPLPKFGDWDVNDPASAEGYTVIFNKARDDRRSGARTPLILAAPDKYNARKKEDKYKYPKKSKWLCCG encoded by the exons ATGCCTTCT TATGAGAAGGCCATGCCTCTAGGCCGCCCTCTACCAAAATTTGGCGACTGGGATGTCAACGACCCTGCCTCAGCTGAAGGATATACTGTCATATTCAACAAGGCCAGAGATGACAGAAGGTCTGGCGCTAGAACTCCATTGATTCTGGCAGCACCAGACAAATATAATGCCCGTAAAAAGGAGGACAAATATAAGTACCCCAAAAAG AGCAAATGGCTTTGCTGTGGTTGA
- the LOC117616730 gene encoding regulator of G-protein signaling 1 isoform X1: protein MASCAVDGGCASDYIAIAISAVCFILLLSRLILPFAIHKIPLPKRSSFWIPVIQIFASFNLLLSIVMSVNFLKFEKRHWWQSCYAWAVWIEAPLGFGLLLSCRISQAFQLYYIFVKRCLPPIRSYIFLPLILLPWIAGAALMHIKKPLNYRCHMGTQWIIPVVSLHAIYVAILVGFTGAVRHIEFRFDELRDLWQGILVSASSIGVWVAAYILNEIHDDISWLQVVSRFALLVTASILVLSFFSISSSQPLLSQISLRKREPLAFETMGQALGIPNSGLLLPREPAPVIDPNEPLDKLLMNKRFRQSFMSFADSCLAGESVHFYEEVHELGKIPVDDPVRRIYMARHIIDKYITAGATMEVNISHRSRQAILTTSNLAQPNLFNDALNELIQLMKMNLANDYWSSTYFMKFKDEASLRSHELQQMTSWNSPTPRLSSVRGVDDPFHQEQEP, encoded by the exons atgGCAAGCTGTGCAGTGGATGGTGGCTGTGCCAGCGACTACATAGCCATCGCTATATCTGCCGTCTGTTTCAtttt GCTTCTTTCACGGTTAATCTTGCCCTTTGCCATTCACAAGATTCCTCTACCGAAACGCAGTAGCTTTTGGATTCCagttattcaaatttttgcCAGCTTCAACCTTCTGTTGTCAATTGTG ATGTCTGTCAATTTTCTGAAATTCGAAAAGAGACATTGGTGGCAGTCTTGCTATGCGTGGGCAG TCTGGATTGAAGCTCCACTTGGCTTTGGTTTATTACTGAGCTGTCGCATATCACAGGCCTTCCAGCTGTATTACATTTTTGTCAA GAGGTGTCTACCACCAATCAGATCTTATATTTTCCTTCCACTAATTCTCTTGCCATGGATTGCGGGGGCTGCAC TTATGCATATCAAGAAGCCTCTAAATTATCGATGCCACATGGGGACTCAGTGGATCATCCCAGTTGTGTCCCTTCACGCAATCTATGTTGCCATTTTGGTTGGGTTCACAGGGGCTGTTCGGCATATAGAGTTCAGGTTTGATGAACTTAGAGACCTCTGGCAGGGAATACTTGTCTCAGCCTCTTCTATTG GAGTATGGGTTGCTGCTTAcattttgaatgaaattcatGATGATATCTCATGGCTTCAAGTTGTCTCTAGATTTGCGCTCTTAGTTACG GCAAGCATTCTTGTATTATCTTTCTTTTCGATATCAAGTTCACAACCTCTTCTATCGCAAATCAGCTTGAGGAAAAGGGAACCCCTAGCATTTGAGACAATGGGTCAGGCTCTGGGTATACCTAACAGTGGACTACTATTACCAAGGGAACCAGCACCAGTGATAGACCCTAATGAGCCACTTGATAAACTGCTTATGAACAAAAGATTCCGTCAGTCCTTCATGTCCTTTGCAGACAG TTGTTTGGCAGGGGAGAGTGTGCATTTTTACGAGGAAGTGCATGAACTTGGTAAGATACCAGTGGATGACCCTGTAAGAAGGATTTACATGGCACGACATATCATCGACAAGTACATAACTGCAG GTGCAACAATGGAGGTGAACATTTCTCACCGAAGCAGGCAAGCGATTTTGACTACTTCCAATCTGGCACAGCCAAATCTGTTCAATGATGCATTGAATGAGCTGATACAGTTGATGAAAATG AACTTGGCAAACGATTACTGGTCATCCACTTACTTCATGAAGTTCAAAGACGAAGCCAGTTTGAGATCTCATGAGCTACAACAGATGACAAGTTGGAACTCTCCCACTCCCAGGTTGAGTTCTGTACGTGGTGTCGATGATCCATTTCACCAAGAACAAGAACCATGA